The Leisingera daeponensis DSM 23529 genome includes the window GTTCCGCGCGCTCGAATCACGCATGACGACCGTGAAGCCAAGGTCAATTCGTGTCGGATCTCTGGCTTTGTCTGAGGAAAGAGCGTCTACGATGGTGCTGATAGCTAGGCGTCCGATCTCATAGCGAGGTGTCGCGATCGACGTCAGCCTGGGGTTCATCTGTTTGCTCATTTCAAGGTCATTGAAGCCGCAGATACCGAATTCTTCCGTTATCTTGATCCCGCGTCTCTGGGCTTCCAGAAGCGCGCCGATTGCCAGGTCGTCATTGTTGCAGAAGATCGCGTCAGAATCCGGGGCGCGCACGAGAAGCTCGCGCAACAACTCTGCCCCTAGGGTCACTGATGACGCGGTGGAGGTAACAATCACCCGCTTCGATCGTTGCGAATCGTCTGTGTCATTCAGTGCGTCATTGAACCCGGCCAAGCGCCGTTGCGTTCGCGGATCCATCCGTGCGCCAAGAAAACCGATCCTCCGATAACCCCGGTCTCTCAGATGACGCGCCGCTGCAGCACCCGCTTCGTAGTGCGAAAAACCGATCATATTTCCTTCTGCGGAAGCGTCATAATCCATGATCTGGATGACCGGGCAGTCGGCTTCTCGCAGCATGCTCTTCGAGATCTCGGTCTGGTCCAGACCCGCCACGATAAGCCCGGCAGGTTTCTGGCGAAGGAACTTCCCGATGAGCATCTCTTCGGTGAGGGGGCGATACCGGAAGTTACCGATTTGTATAGAGAAGGGGTGGCTCTCTGCTTCGTCGTATATGCCGCGGAGAACTTCAGAGAATACGCTGTTTGTAAGGGACGGGATCAACAATCCGATTACATCGGTACGAATTGAAGCAAGCGCTGAAGCGGCCGCATCGGGGACGTAACCCAGCTTTTTAACGGCTGCTTCTACCTTCATCCTCGACCTCTCGGAAACGACGTGAGGTGTGCGAATGACGCGCGATACGGTGATCGCGCTAACACCAGCTTCCCGGGCGACATCCACGAGCGTAACGCTATTTTTTTTCTCTGCTTTCCTCATGACTTGGGAATGTAGCAGAATAGTTCTTACATGCAACAATTGACAAATGGTTGCGCAACC containing:
- a CDS encoding LacI family DNA-binding transcriptional regulator; translated protein: MRKAEKKNSVTLVDVAREAGVSAITVSRVIRTPHVVSERSRMKVEAAVKKLGYVPDAAASALASIRTDVIGLLIPSLTNSVFSEVLRGIYDEAESHPFSIQIGNFRYRPLTEEMLIGKFLRQKPAGLIVAGLDQTEISKSMLREADCPVIQIMDYDASAEGNMIGFSHYEAGAAAARHLRDRGYRRIGFLGARMDPRTQRRLAGFNDALNDTDDSQRSKRVIVTSTASSVTLGAELLRELLVRAPDSDAIFCNNDDLAIGALLEAQRRGIKITEEFGICGFNDLEMSKQMNPRLTSIATPRYEIGRLAISTIVDALSSDKARDPTRIDLGFTVVMRDSSARNAVKCSQKTGQRAKVYPKPLKGYENDETPEVYGPVQGEGGAGSAAWRQDDPGDRGEAPGTSEPGQHVETPSGRGDG